In Streptomyces violaceusniger Tu 4113, one DNA window encodes the following:
- a CDS encoding putative protein N(5)-glutamine methyltransferase, producing MSASPSLITFPTVVSRLRAAGCVFAEDEARLILATARTPAGLLAMVDRRAAGLPLEHVLGWAEFRGLRISVDAGVFVPRRRTEFLVEQAVALARPGAVVVDLCCGSGALGAALASALSEVELYAADIDPVAVACARRNVEPAGGTVYEGDLYEPLPAALRGRVDVLLANVPYVPTEEVGLLPPEARVHEARVALDGGVDGLDVLRRVTAGAGRWLTPGGSLLFETSGRQAASAMDIVAGDGLEPRLAECGELEATVIIWTRPSAPQGMSDAP from the coding sequence ATGTCGGCTTCACCTTCACTCATTACCTTCCCCACCGTCGTCTCCAGGCTCCGCGCCGCCGGGTGTGTGTTCGCCGAGGACGAGGCGCGGTTGATCCTCGCCACGGCTCGTACCCCGGCCGGGCTCCTCGCCATGGTGGACCGGCGTGCTGCCGGGCTTCCGCTGGAGCATGTGCTCGGCTGGGCGGAGTTCCGGGGGCTTCGGATATCCGTCGATGCCGGAGTCTTCGTGCCGCGTCGGCGTACCGAATTTCTGGTCGAGCAGGCCGTGGCGCTGGCTCGGCCCGGGGCCGTCGTGGTCGATCTGTGCTGTGGCTCGGGCGCGCTGGGCGCCGCACTGGCCTCCGCCCTGAGCGAGGTGGAGCTGTACGCGGCCGATATCGACCCCGTCGCGGTGGCCTGCGCGCGCCGCAACGTCGAGCCTGCGGGTGGCACGGTGTACGAGGGCGATCTCTACGAGCCGCTGCCCGCCGCGCTGCGCGGCCGGGTCGATGTCCTGCTGGCCAACGTCCCGTATGTGCCGACCGAGGAGGTCGGGCTGTTGCCGCCGGAGGCCCGGGTGCACGAGGCGCGGGTGGCGCTGGACGGCGGTGTGGACGGGCTCGACGTCCTGCGCCGGGTGACCGCCGGAGCGGGCCGGTGGCTGACCCCGGGGGGCTCGCTGCTGTTCGAGACGAGCGGGCGGCAGGCGGCCTCGGCCATGGACATCGTTGCCGGGGACGGGCTGGAGCCTCGGCTGGCCGAGTGCGGGGAGCTGGAGGCGACAGTGATCATCTGGACGAGGCCGTCGGCGCCTCAGGGGATGTCCGACGCACCTTGA
- a CDS encoding MarR family winged helix-turn-helix transcriptional regulator, with the protein MGGAVDLNTHPGHLARRFQQAHSLLWGAMVSEEITSPQFAVVNALTERPEIDQRTLSEHVHLDRSTIADLVARLARRGLLERVRDPNDGRRNVLRLTEEGARVHQKLVTRTARMNRVFLSPLDETERETLLRLIARVTDAAEELRA; encoded by the coding sequence ATGGGCGGCGCGGTGGATCTGAACACGCACCCCGGGCATCTGGCCCGCCGCTTCCAGCAGGCGCACTCCCTGCTGTGGGGTGCGATGGTCTCCGAGGAGATCACCTCGCCGCAGTTCGCGGTGGTCAACGCGCTGACGGAGAGGCCGGAGATCGACCAGCGGACGTTGAGCGAACACGTCCACCTCGACCGCTCCACCATCGCCGACCTGGTGGCCCGCCTGGCCCGCCGCGGCCTCCTGGAGCGGGTCCGCGACCCGAACGACGGCCGCCGCAATGTCCTGCGCCTGACGGAGGAGGGGGCCAGGGTCCACCAGAAGCTGGTCACGCGGACGGCCCGGATGAACCGGGTCTTCCTGTCCCCGCTGGACGAGACGGAGCGGGAGACGCTGCTGCGGCTGATCGCCCGGGTCACGGACGCGGCGGAGGAGCTGCGGGCGTAG
- a CDS encoding CoA transferase subunit A, giving the protein MADIRNLQDAVADLVHDGDTIAMEGFTHLIPYAAAHEVIRQGITDLTLARMTPDVIYDQLIGAGLVRKLVFSWGGNPGVGSLHRFRDAVENGWPRPLELDEHSHAGMANRYVAGASKLPFAVLRGYRGSDIPTRTDTVSTVVCPFTGEELAAVAALNPDVTVIHAQQADRAGNVQLWGLTGVQKEAALAAERVLVTVEEIVEELTPRPGGIVLPTWVIDAVSVVPGGAHPSYAAGYSTRDNAFYQAWDPIARDREAFTKWIDGHVRTTEGALTR; this is encoded by the coding sequence ATGGCCGACATCCGAAACCTGCAGGACGCCGTGGCGGACCTCGTCCACGACGGGGACACCATCGCGATGGAGGGCTTCACCCACCTGATCCCGTACGCCGCCGCGCACGAGGTCATCCGCCAGGGCATCACCGATCTGACCCTCGCCCGGATGACTCCGGACGTCATCTACGACCAGCTCATCGGCGCCGGACTCGTCCGCAAGCTGGTGTTCTCCTGGGGTGGCAATCCCGGCGTCGGCTCGCTGCACCGCTTCCGTGACGCCGTCGAGAACGGCTGGCCGCGGCCGCTGGAGCTGGACGAGCACAGCCACGCGGGCATGGCGAACCGCTATGTGGCGGGCGCCTCCAAGCTGCCGTTCGCCGTGTTGCGCGGCTATCGGGGAAGCGACATCCCGACCCGTACGGACACCGTCTCCACCGTCGTCTGCCCCTTCACCGGGGAGGAGCTGGCCGCCGTCGCGGCGCTCAACCCCGACGTCACCGTCATCCACGCCCAGCAGGCCGACCGCGCCGGCAATGTGCAGTTGTGGGGGTTGACCGGGGTGCAGAAGGAGGCGGCGCTCGCGGCGGAGCGGGTGCTGGTGACCGTGGAGGAGATCGTCGAGGAGCTGACGCCACGCCCCGGCGGGATCGTCCTGCCGACCTGGGTGATCGACGCCGTCTCCGTCGTCCCCGGCGGTGCCCACCCCTCCTACGCCGCCGGGTATTCGACCCGCGACAACGCCTTCTACCAGGCATGGGATCCGATCGCCCGCGACCGCGAGGCGTTCACCAAGTGGATCGACGGACACGTGCGCACCACCGAGGGAGCCCTCACCCGATGA
- a CDS encoding CoA-transferase subunit beta, translated as MNATPAGPTGFTSDELMEVNAARALADATTCFVGIGLPSTAANLARATVNPGLVLIYESGTIGSKPTRLPLSIGDGELADTADTVISVPEVFNYWLQGGRIDVGFLGAAQVDRYANINTTIVDRGPDRPEGRLPGAGGAPEIASNCGKVLMVLRHSTRNFVKRLDFVTTLGHGSGPGDRKKLGMPGAGPVAVITDLGVLRPDPATAELVLTELHPGVTVAQVRAATGWELTVADTVGTTEPPTPDELAALRALKAAGKPAAAEEPGAAGEPGEPGAAEKPGAAGEPAAAEEPGKETDEPHSPA; from the coding sequence ATGAACGCGACCCCCGCCGGCCCGACCGGGTTCACCAGCGACGAGCTGATGGAGGTCAACGCCGCCCGCGCGCTCGCCGACGCCACCACCTGCTTCGTCGGCATCGGCCTCCCCAGCACCGCCGCCAACCTCGCCCGCGCCACCGTCAACCCCGGTCTCGTCCTCATCTACGAGTCCGGCACGATCGGCTCCAAGCCCACCCGGCTCCCGCTGTCCATCGGCGACGGCGAACTCGCCGACACCGCCGACACGGTGATCTCGGTGCCGGAGGTGTTCAACTACTGGCTGCAGGGCGGCCGGATCGACGTCGGCTTCCTCGGCGCCGCCCAGGTCGACCGCTACGCCAACATCAACACCACCATCGTCGACCGCGGCCCGGACAGGCCCGAGGGCCGCCTCCCCGGCGCGGGCGGCGCCCCCGAGATCGCCTCCAACTGCGGCAAGGTGCTGATGGTGCTGCGCCACTCCACCCGCAACTTCGTCAAGCGGCTGGACTTCGTGACGACCCTGGGCCACGGCAGCGGCCCCGGCGACCGTAAGAAGCTCGGCATGCCGGGGGCCGGCCCCGTCGCCGTGATCACCGACCTCGGAGTGCTCCGCCCCGACCCGGCCACCGCCGAGCTGGTGCTCACCGAACTGCACCCGGGCGTCACCGTGGCGCAGGTGCGGGCCGCGACCGGCTGGGAGCTGACCGTCGCCGACACCGTGGGCACCACCGAGCCGCCCACCCCCGATGAGCTGGCGGCGCTGCGCGCCCTCAAGGCCGCTGGGAAGCCCGCGGCAGCCGAAGAGCCCGGAGCGGCCGGAGAGCCCGGAGAGCCCGGAGCAGCCGAGAAGCCCGGCGCCGCCGGAGAGCCCGCGGCAGCCGAAGAGCCCGGGAAGGAGACCGATGAGCCCCACTCCCCTGCGTGA
- a CDS encoding thiolase family protein — MSPTPLRDVYIVDAVRTPVGKYGGALAGVRPDDLAAHVVRGLLARTPDLDPARIDDVCFGNANGAGEDNRDVARMAVLLAGLPVTVPGATVNRLCASGLEAVLQAARAIAVGDAHIALAGGVESMSRAPWVLPKPERAFPAGHQQLYSTTLGWRMTNPDMPPEWTVALGEGAELIADKHGITREAQDAFAFGSHEKAARAWQDGAYDAEVLPYPDTELVRDESIRDTTSTEALAKLKPAFRKPDGTVTAGNSSPLNDGAAALLLVDEEGLKATGREPLARIGASAVTGIEPQYFGLGPVEAVRRALAKAGRSFADLATLELNEAFAAQVLGCLAEWSAQDPGFDPAIVNPRGGAIAIGHPLGASGARLAGALAHQLAARGSGTGLATLCIGVGQGLALVLER, encoded by the coding sequence ATGAGCCCCACTCCCCTGCGTGACGTCTATATCGTCGACGCCGTCCGCACCCCCGTCGGCAAATACGGCGGCGCGCTGGCCGGAGTGCGTCCCGACGACCTGGCCGCCCATGTGGTGCGCGGCCTGCTCGCCCGCACCCCCGACCTCGACCCGGCACGCATCGACGACGTCTGCTTCGGCAACGCCAACGGCGCGGGCGAGGACAACCGCGATGTCGCCCGCATGGCCGTGCTGCTGGCCGGGCTGCCCGTCACCGTCCCCGGCGCGACCGTCAACCGGCTGTGCGCCTCCGGCCTGGAGGCAGTGCTGCAGGCCGCCCGCGCGATCGCGGTCGGTGACGCGCATATCGCCCTGGCGGGCGGGGTGGAGTCGATGAGCCGCGCCCCCTGGGTGCTGCCCAAGCCCGAACGCGCCTTCCCCGCCGGGCATCAGCAGCTCTACTCCACGACGCTGGGCTGGCGGATGACCAACCCGGACATGCCGCCGGAGTGGACCGTCGCCCTCGGCGAGGGCGCCGAACTGATCGCCGACAAGCACGGCATCACCCGCGAGGCGCAGGACGCGTTCGCGTTCGGCAGCCATGAGAAGGCGGCGCGGGCGTGGCAGGACGGGGCGTACGACGCCGAGGTGCTGCCGTATCCGGACACCGAGCTCGTCCGTGACGAGTCCATCCGCGACACCACCTCGACCGAGGCCCTGGCCAAGCTCAAGCCCGCCTTCCGCAAGCCGGACGGCACCGTCACCGCGGGCAACTCCTCGCCCCTCAACGACGGCGCCGCCGCGCTGCTGCTCGTCGACGAGGAGGGGCTGAAGGCCACCGGGCGCGAACCCCTGGCCCGGATCGGCGCCTCCGCCGTCACCGGTATCGAGCCGCAGTACTTCGGGCTCGGCCCGGTCGAGGCCGTACGCCGCGCCCTCGCCAAGGCGGGCCGCTCCTTCGCCGATCTGGCCACGCTCGAACTCAACGAGGCGTTCGCCGCGCAGGTGCTGGGCTGCCTCGCCGAATGGTCCGCCCAGGACCCCGGCTTCGACCCCGCGATCGTCAACCCGCGCGGCGGCGCCATCGCCATCGGCCATCCGCTCGGCGCCTCCGGGGCCCGGCTCGCCGGGGCCCTCGCCCACCAGCTCGCCGCCCGCGGCTCGGGGACGGGCCTGGCCACCTTGTGCATCGGCGTCGGACAGGGCCTGGCCCTCGTCCTGGAGAGGTAA
- the pcaH gene encoding protocatechuate 3,4-dioxygenase subunit beta, which yields MTLTQSDIDSELAHIRDAYDKARAEGAPAADHPPRDFPPYRSSVLRHPEQPLVAVRGDPETVELHTPVFGHTDITAIDNDLTAQHQGEPLGERITVSGRLLDSRGRPVRGQLIELWQANASGRYAHLRDQHPAPLDPNFTGVGRTLTGDDGSYRFTTIKPGAYPWRNHENAWRPAHLHFSVFGSAFTQRLVTQMYFPGDPLFGYDPILQSVTDPSARQRLVAAYDHALSQPEWSLGYHWDIVLDGPSATWIEEGR from the coding sequence ATGACTCTCACCCAGTCCGACATCGACAGCGAACTCGCCCACATACGTGACGCATACGACAAGGCGCGCGCCGAAGGGGCTCCCGCCGCCGACCATCCGCCGCGCGACTTCCCCCCGTACCGCAGCAGTGTGCTGCGCCACCCCGAACAGCCACTGGTCGCGGTCCGCGGCGACCCGGAGACCGTGGAGCTGCACACCCCCGTCTTCGGCCACACCGACATCACCGCGATCGACAACGACCTCACGGCACAGCACCAGGGCGAACCACTCGGCGAGCGCATCACCGTCTCCGGACGGCTCCTGGACAGCCGGGGCCGCCCCGTCCGGGGGCAGCTCATCGAGCTGTGGCAGGCCAACGCGTCGGGCCGCTACGCCCATCTACGCGATCAGCACCCCGCGCCGCTCGACCCCAACTTCACCGGTGTGGGGCGGACGTTGACCGGCGACGACGGCTCGTATCGCTTCACCACCATCAAGCCGGGCGCCTATCCGTGGCGCAACCACGAGAACGCGTGGCGCCCCGCGCATCTGCACTTCTCCGTCTTCGGCTCGGCGTTCACCCAGCGCCTGGTCACCCAGATGTACTTCCCCGGCGATCCGCTCTTCGGCTACGACCCGATCCTGCAGTCGGTGACGGATCCGTCGGCGCGGCAGCGGCTGGTCGCGGCGTACGACCACGCGCTGTCGCAGCCGGAGTGGTCGCTGGGCTACCACTGGGACATCGTGCTGGACGGGCCGTCCGCCACCTGGATCGAGGAGGGCCGCTGA
- the pcaG gene encoding protocatechuate 3,4-dioxygenase subunit alpha: MAERLAPGEKPVPGEKLLPGEKLAPTPSHTVGPFYGYALPFPDGGEMAPAGHPGAITLHGYVYDGEGAPVPDALIELWQAGPDGSLTGAGGSIRRDPVTGGYLGRNGVDFTGFGRIATDADGHWTARTLPPARTLPPGGVAAPAAPYISVCVLARGLLHHLFTRVYFPGNAEANAADPLLASLDPARRETLVATAGSPPGTYRFDIRLQGEGETVFLEFR; encoded by the coding sequence ATGGCCGAGAGGCTCGCACCCGGCGAGAAGCCCGTACCCGGCGAGAAGCTCCTACCGGGCGAGAAGCTCGCGCCCACCCCCTCCCACACCGTGGGCCCCTTCTACGGCTACGCCCTGCCCTTCCCCGACGGCGGCGAGATGGCCCCCGCGGGCCACCCCGGTGCCATCACGCTCCACGGCTACGTCTACGACGGCGAGGGCGCCCCCGTCCCGGACGCGCTGATCGAGCTGTGGCAGGCGGGCCCGGACGGCTCCCTCACCGGCGCGGGCGGGTCCATCCGGCGCGACCCGGTGACCGGCGGCTACCTCGGGCGCAACGGCGTGGACTTCACCGGTTTCGGCCGGATCGCCACCGACGCGGACGGCCACTGGACGGCCCGTACGCTGCCGCCGGCCCGTACGCTGCCGCCGGGCGGCGTGGCCGCGCCCGCCGCCCCGTACATCAGCGTGTGCGTCCTCGCCCGGGGGCTGCTGCACCACCTTTTCACCCGCGTGTACTTCCCCGGGAACGCCGAGGCCAACGCCGCCGACCCGCTGCTCGCCTCGCTCGATCCGGCGCGCCGCGAGACGCTGGTGGCGACGGCGGGGTCCCCGCCCGGGACGTATCGCTTCGACATCCGCTTGCAGGGCGAAGGGGAGACGGTCTTCCTTGAGTTCCGGTAG
- the pcaB gene encoding 3-carboxy-cis,cis-muconate cycloisomerase, which produces MSSGSSRPSDGHDVGLLSPVRAGSAVEAATGDTAFVQAMLDAEAALARVVAPAGVAEAVAGAAHVELYDVRDLALRARSGGNPVIPLVTDLTAAVAYTDGEAAPYVHRGATSQDIVDTATMLVAARALPLIVADLDRTATELARLAAAHRDTPMPGRTLTQHAVPTTFGLKAAGWRALVLDARDRLAALRPPAQLGGAAGTLAAFGAGAELLARFAEATGLAEPDLPWHTLRTPVADLGCALAFTVGALGKVAADVLVLSRTEIGEVAEGAGGGSSAMPHKSNPVRATLMAAAARQAPQLAATLLGALAAEDERPGGAWHAEWQPLRELLRLAGGSARDAAELTSGLKVFPERMADHLRLTGGLIVSERIAAELAGVVGRARAKELLTEASRRVAEGGVGLAEALAGALPPDRLRELTDPGTYVGSAPALVDRALGRDA; this is translated from the coding sequence TTGAGTTCCGGTAGTTCTCGTCCCTCGGACGGCCACGACGTGGGGCTGCTGTCCCCGGTGCGGGCCGGGTCGGCGGTGGAGGCCGCCACGGGCGACACCGCGTTTGTGCAGGCCATGCTGGACGCGGAGGCCGCGCTGGCGCGAGTGGTGGCACCGGCCGGGGTGGCGGAGGCGGTGGCGGGCGCGGCCCACGTCGAGCTGTACGACGTACGCGATCTGGCGCTGCGCGCCCGCTCCGGGGGCAACCCGGTCATCCCGCTGGTCACCGATCTCACGGCGGCGGTGGCCTATACGGACGGCGAGGCCGCGCCGTATGTCCACCGGGGCGCGACCAGCCAGGACATCGTGGACACGGCCACGATGCTGGTGGCCGCCCGCGCGCTGCCGCTGATCGTGGCCGATCTGGACCGTACGGCGACGGAGCTGGCGCGGCTCGCCGCCGCGCACCGCGACACCCCGATGCCCGGCCGCACCCTCACCCAGCACGCCGTGCCCACCACCTTCGGGCTGAAGGCGGCGGGCTGGCGGGCGCTCGTCCTGGACGCCCGTGACCGGCTCGCGGCGCTGCGGCCACCCGCCCAACTGGGCGGCGCGGCAGGCACGTTGGCCGCCTTCGGGGCGGGAGCTGAGCTGCTGGCGCGCTTCGCCGAGGCGACCGGGCTGGCCGAGCCCGACCTCCCGTGGCACACCCTGCGCACCCCCGTCGCCGACCTGGGCTGCGCGCTCGCCTTCACCGTGGGGGCGCTGGGGAAGGTGGCGGCGGATGTGCTGGTGCTCTCGCGGACGGAGATCGGCGAGGTGGCCGAGGGGGCGGGTGGCGGATCGTCCGCGATGCCGCACAAGTCGAACCCCGTACGCGCCACGCTGATGGCCGCCGCGGCCCGTCAGGCCCCGCAGCTCGCCGCGACCCTGCTGGGCGCGCTGGCCGCGGAGGACGAACGGCCGGGCGGCGCCTGGCACGCCGAGTGGCAGCCACTACGGGAACTGCTGCGGCTCGCGGGGGGCTCCGCCCGGGACGCGGCGGAGCTGACGTCCGGGCTGAAGGTGTTTCCCGAGCGGATGGCCGATCATCTGCGGCTGACGGGGGGCTTGATCGTGAGCGAGCGGATCGCGGCGGAGTTGGCGGGGGTGGTCGGACGTGCCCGTGCGAAGGAACTGCTGACGGAGGCGTCGCGGCGCGTCGCGGAGGGGGGTGTGGGGCTGGCGGAGGCGCTGGCGGGTGCGCTGCCGCCGGACCGGCTGCGCGAGCTGACGGACCCGGGCACGTATGTGGGTTCGGCCCCGGCCCTGGTCGACCGTGCGCTGGGGCGCGATGCGTAA
- the pcaDC gene encoding bifunctional 3-oxoadipate enol-lactonase/4-carboxymuconolactone decarboxylase PcaDC, translating to MTDNRPHHDLTGPTTTAPPLILGPSIGTSLAVWEPQLPALARAHRVLRWDLPGHGRSPAALLPADGSATIDELAALVLRLADDQGWERFAYAGISIGGAVGLYLAAHHPDRVSCLSVVCSSARFGDPAVWRERAALVRAEGTEAMVASRPGTWFSHRFAQSPVGAALIEDLRATDRAGYAACCDVLAAYDMTADLERIAAPTLVVAGRDDPATPPAHARRIADAVPGASLLEIAGAAHLAGVERPEAVTAALLAHLTSTAQPRPGDDASRHTTGMAVRRAVLGDAHVDRAVARTTPFTARFQDFITRYAWGEIWTGDGLDRRTRSCITLTALIAHGHDAELAMHIRAALTNGLTREEIGEVLLQSAIYCGVPAANSAFAAAQRVFDELDAERAADSDPGPAPDPDPGPDPDSDSDPDPDSDN from the coding sequence GTGACCGACAACCGACCGCACCACGACCTCACCGGTCCCACCACCACCGCCCCGCCCCTCATCCTCGGCCCCTCCATCGGCACCTCCCTCGCCGTCTGGGAGCCCCAGCTTCCCGCGCTAGCCCGCGCACACCGCGTGCTGCGCTGGGATCTGCCCGGCCACGGCCGCTCCCCCGCCGCGCTGCTGCCCGCCGACGGCTCGGCCACCATCGACGAGCTCGCCGCCCTCGTCCTCCGCCTCGCCGACGATCAGGGGTGGGAGCGGTTCGCGTACGCGGGCATCTCGATCGGCGGCGCGGTCGGGCTGTACCTCGCCGCCCACCACCCCGACCGGGTGAGCTGTCTCTCCGTCGTCTGCTCCTCGGCCCGTTTCGGGGACCCCGCCGTCTGGCGTGAGCGGGCCGCGCTGGTGCGGGCCGAGGGGACGGAGGCGATGGTGGCGAGCCGTCCGGGCACGTGGTTCTCGCACCGCTTCGCCCAATCCCCCGTCGGCGCTGCGCTGATCGAGGATCTGCGCGCCACGGACCGTGCGGGCTACGCCGCCTGCTGCGACGTTCTCGCCGCGTACGACATGACGGCCGACCTGGAGAGGATCGCGGCGCCCACCCTCGTCGTGGCCGGTCGCGACGACCCCGCGACCCCGCCCGCGCACGCCCGCCGGATCGCGGACGCGGTGCCCGGCGCGAGTCTGCTGGAGATCGCCGGGGCGGCCCATCTGGCGGGCGTGGAGCGGCCGGAGGCGGTGACGGCGGCGCTGCTCGCCCACCTCACCAGCACGGCGCAGCCGCGGCCGGGTGACGACGCCTCCCGCCACACCACCGGGATGGCGGTGCGCCGGGCCGTCCTCGGGGACGCGCATGTGGATCGCGCGGTGGCCCGGACGACCCCGTTCACCGCCCGCTTCCAGGACTTCATCACCCGCTACGCATGGGGCGAGATCTGGACCGGCGACGGTCTGGACCGGCGGACCCGGAGCTGCATCACCCTCACCGCGCTGATCGCCCACGGCCATGACGCCGAGCTGGCCATGCACATCCGGGCCGCGCTCACCAACGGGCTGACCCGGGAGGAGATCGGCGAGGTGCTGCTGCAGTCGGCGATCTACTGCGGTGTCCCGGCGGCCAACTCGGCCTTCGCCGCCGCCCAGCGCGTCTTCGACGAGCTCGACGCCGAGCGCGCCGCCGACTCCGACCCCGGCCCCGCCCCCGACCCCGACCCCGGCCCCGACCCCGACTCCGACTCCGACCCCGACCCCGACTCCGACAACTAA